Sequence from the Nocardia cyriacigeorgica GUH-2 genome:
GCTGCCGCTGGTGATGTCGGGTATCGCCGCGGGTGTGCTGCTGACGCTGCTGGTGCCGTCGGCGATGGGCCGGCTGACCGGACTGCTGAGCTTCGCGGTGGCCGGCGGGCTGCTGAGCATGGTGATCGTGCAGGGCTGGTTGTCGCTGATCCCGGGCAATTACCTGGTGCTGTCCGCGGTGGCCGGGCTGGTGTCGTTCGCAGTGGCGGGCACCGTCGCCGGTCTCGCGACGGTGATCGGCCGCGCGGGCATCGGCATCGCCGCGCTGACCATGCTGCTGATCGGCAACCCGTTCTCCGCCGCCACCTCCGCCCCGGAACTGCTGCCGCAGCCGTGGGGCGCCATCGGTCAGCTGCTGCCGCCCGGCGCGGCCGCGTCGCTGCTGCGCTCGGTGGCCTTCTTCGACGGTGCCGGTGCCACCGGCCCGCTGGTGGTGCTGCTGGTGTGGGCCGGTGTGGCGGTGGCGCTGCTGGCCGTCGGTGCAATCCGCGAACGGCGCAGCTCCGATGCGCAGGCCTCCGCGCCGGTTCCCGCGATGGCGGGTTAGCGCCGCACTTCAGCAAGCAGGGCCGTCACCGGTTCGTCCGGTGACGGCCTTCTGCTGCGAAATTCAGCTGCGCGATTCGTCCGCGCAGGACCGGCAGGTCCCGAAGATTTCCAGCGTGTGGCTGATGTCGGTGAAACCGTGCTTGTCGGCGACGGATTCGGCCCAGGCCTCCACCGTCGGGCCCTCGACCTCGATGGTGCGCCCGCAGCGACGGCACACCAGGTGGTGATGATGGCCGGTGGAGCACTGCCGGTAGATGGACTCACCGGAGTCGGTGCGCAGGACGTCGACCATGCCGGCGTCGGCCAGCGACTGGAGGGTGCGGTAGACGGTGGTCAGGCCGATGCCTTCGCCGCGGCGGCGCAGTTCGTCGTGCAACTCCTGGGCGGACCGGAATTCCTCGATATCGCCGAGGAGCGCGGCGATCGCGCTGCGCTGGCGGGTACTGCGGATACCCACCGGCTTCTGCGAAACGACCAACTTGTCCGACACGATCAACCTTCCTCCACGTGCGCGACGGCATCGACGACGATATGGGCCAGATGGTCGTCGACGAGTTCGTAGAGCACCTCGCGTCCCGAACGTTCGCCGTGCACCACACCTGCCGATTTGAGAATGCGCAGGTGCTGGCTGACCAGCGGCTGTGTGACGCCGAGCGCGTCGACCAACTCGTGCACGCAACGCGGCGACTCCCGCAGTTGTAGCACGATCGCGATGCGAACGGGGGCGGCGAGTGCGCGCAGCAGTTCTCCGGCGTCCTCGAGGACGGTCCGGGTGGGGACCGGCGCGGGAGCGGGGGACCGATACGGGTTGTGCGGGTGAGCGGTGGCCGTCTCGGCAGTCATCGAACCATCTCCTTATTGGAAAGCGATCCCATTTTGATATGCACAGGTGCGCATGTCAAATTGGCATGCCGTGGTGGTGGAAACCCGGTTGTGGAGGGTCGATAGGCTGTAGCCAGTCGGCAGATCCAATGTAGGCGGATCCGCCGCATGGGCCCGATCCGGCCGCCCGATTCCGACTCGTACTGGATGGAGAATTCTCGCGTGGCACCCAAGTCGAAGGTGGACACCGTTGCCAACCTCGCCAAGCGCCGGGGTCTGGTGTACCCGTGCGGTGAGATCTACGGAGGCACCAAGTCGGCCTGGGATTACGGTCCGCTCGGCGTCGAGCTGAAAGAGAACATCAAGAAGCAGTGGTGGCGCGCCATGGTCACCAGCCGCGAGGACGTTGTCGGCCTGGACTCCTCGGTGATCCTGCCGCGCCAGGTCTGGGAGGCCTCCGGCCACGTGGCTACCTTCACCGACCCGCTGGTCGAATCGCTGCACACGCACAAGCGCTACCGCGCCGACCATCTGCTCGAGGCCTACGAGGAAAAGCACGGCCACCCGCCGGCCAACGGCCTGGCCGATATCAACGACCCCGAGACCGGCCAGCCCGGTAAGTGGACCGAGCCGCGCAACTTCTCCGGCCTGCTCAAGACCTTCCTCGGCCCGGTCGACGACGAAGAGGGCCTGCACTACCTGCGCCCGGAAACCGCGCAGGGCATCTTCGTCAACTTCGCCAACGTGATGACCACCGCGCGCAAGAAGCCGCCGTTCGGTATCGCCCAGATCGGCAAGAGCTTCCGCAACGAGATCACCCCAGGCAACTTCATCTTCCGCACCCGCGAGTTCGAGCAGATGGAGATGGAGTTCTTCGTCAAGCCGGGTGAAGACGCCGAATGGCACAAGTACTGGATCGACACCCGCTTCTCCTGGTACACCGACCTCGGTATCGACCCGGACAACCTGCGGCTGTTCGAGCACCCGAAGGAAAAGCTGTCGCACTACTCGGCCGGCACCACCGACATCGAGTACCGCTTCCGCTTCCAGGGTGGCGAGTGGGGCGAGCTCGAGGGCATCGCCAACCGCACCGATTACGACCTGAAGACGCACTCCGAGCACTCCGGCACCGACCTGGTCTACTTCGACCAGAACACCAAGGAGCGCTACATTCCCTACGTCATCGAGCCGGCGGCCGGCCTGACGCGTTCGCTGATGGCGTTCCTGGTCGACGCCTACGCCGAGGACGAGGCGCCCAACGCCAAGGGCGGTGTGGACACCCGCACGGTGCTGCGACTGGACCGCAGGCTCTCGCCGGTCAAGGCCGCGGTGCTGCCGCTGTCGCGCAATGCCGACCTGACGCCGAAGGCGAAAGATCTTGCCGCGCAGCTGCGTAAGTACTGGAACGTCGAGTTCGACGATGCCGGTGCGATCGGCCGTCGCTACCGTCGTCAGGACGAGATCGGTACCCCGTTCTGCATCACCGTCGATTTCGACACCCTCGACGACCAGGCCGTCACGATCCGTGAGCGCGATTCCATGGCGCAGGAGCGGATCGCGCTGGACCAGGTCGAGGGCTATCTGGCCAAGCACCTGCTGGGCGCCTGATCCGACGCGAAGGGCCGGTTGCCGCGATGCGGTAACCGGCCCTCGGTCGTTGTGCGTCAGCCCAATCCGCTGCTGGCTCCGCTGCCGGTGGACATGGACTGGATCAGTCCCATCAGCAGGGCCAGGACTCCGCCGTCGGCGTTGCCGCCTGCCGCGCTACCGGTGCTGGTGTCGGTCCTGGTGGGGTGCTTGTGCATGGTGTTCTCCTCATCGTGCTGTCGAGCGGGCTCGACGCTCCCGGTTGTGGGCGGTGCGCCCGCGGGAGTGTGAGGGAGCGTATCGGCCCCAGCGAAGAGAAACGAGATATTTTCAAAAATTCGTCGCCAGCGCCAAGGGGGGCTTACGCCTCGGGGGCTCAGGCCGGGGCGTCCCAGAACGCGAGTTCGTGCCGCATGCCTTCGATGAAGAAGCGTTCGGCGGTGCCGGGGTCGACGTCGGTCTCGTCGAGCATGCGGGCGCACCGGCGGGTCAGGGCCGCGAATTCGGGGTCGGCGTAGGTCTCGACCCAGCGACGGTAGCGGGGCTCGGTCGGCGGGTTCTGCGCGAGCCGGGCGCCGAGCGTCGAATAGCCCCACATGCAGGGGTAGAGCGCGGCCAGGCCGGAGCCGTAGTCGGCGGCGGCGTCGAGCAGGAATCGGGTGTAGGCCGCGCACGGCGCACCCTTGACCGCGCCGTCGAGATCGGCGCCGAACTCCGCGGCCAGCGAGCGATGCAGCGACAATTCCTCGTGGTAGGTGGAATGCGCGAGATCGACCAGATCGCCCAGATGTGCGGCCGGCGCTTGCCAGGCCAGGCGGCTGAACACGCGCACATAGTCCAGCAGGTACAGATAGTCCTGCTCCAGCCAGGATCGGAACACCGGGTCCGGCAGGTCGCCGCGGGCGATTCCGGCGACGGTCGGATGGGCCAGTTGTTCCTCGACCATCGGCCGGCCGAGGTCTTCCAGATGCGCGGCGAGACTCATGCCGACAGTCTCCCGCATGCCGATCGGCGACCCGGAACCCGCCGCGTTGCCGAACCGTAATGAATTCCGGCCCCGTGGATTTGCGCGCGAACCACCTGTTGCCGCACGCTTGCGGCGTGCTGTGGGATGCGGGTGATGTGGTGCGGTTGCTGGCGCCGTCGGAACAGCGTTTCGTCCGGCACGGCACCTACACCGGACGGTCGGTTCTGGTGGCCGGCCGGCTGGAGATTTCGGCGCTGCGCGCGGCCTTCGTGACGCTGCTGCGCGCCTATCCGGTGCTGGTCTGCCGGATCGCGATCGACGAGTACGGTCGCGGATATCTACTGCGGCCTGCGCGTTCGGTTCCGGTCGAGTTGTTCTCGCGCGACGGCGATCCCGCCGAACTCACGCTGCCCGCGTATCGGCTCGACCCGGCCGAGCAGTTGGCCTATCTCGATGTGGTGTGCGGACCCGATGACCGCTCGCGCGTCACGATGTATGTACACCACGGTGTTGCCGACGCCGGGCATTGCGTCGAATTGTTCGCGCGGTTCTGGGATTGCTACACCGACCAGATCATGTCCGCACCCGCCGCGGTGGGGCCGTTCGGCTATCCGATGCCGCTGGAGTGGTATGCCGATCAACGCGGCATCGCGCGGCGCGGGCTGTCCGGTTTCGAGGACGTGGCCCGGCCGCTGCCGCCCGCGTCGCCGTCGGCCGGTGACGACGACGGCCCGGGTGCGGCCGTGCTGGTGCGGCCGCAGCGGCTGCGGTTGGAACCGGCGGCCACGGCCCGCATCGTCGAGCTGAGCAAACTGCACCGGGTGAGCGTCAACGCATTGCTGACCGCCGGGCTGTTGCGCGCCTACGCCGCCACGGCCGGAGCCGGCGGCGCGGTTCCCGTCGGCTGTCTCTACCCCGTCGACCTGCGGGCTCGGCTCGACCCGCCGGTCGCTCCCGCCGCAGGCACGAACATGGCCGGCCTGGCCGCGTTCACCGCGGAGGTCGACGGCGCTGACTGCATTGTCGAACTGGCGCAACGAATTTCGATTCGACTCCGATCGGACCTGGACTCCGGGACCGTGCACCAGTCGGTGCTGCATTTCCCGGATTACTTCGGCGACAACCGGATCCACTCGCTCGCCGGGCACATCGCGATCACCAACACCGGCGTCGTCCCGCACTTCCGCACCCCCGTCGGCGTGCAAATCACCGACTACGAAATCGTCTACCTCTCGGCCCACCCCCGCCGCTCACTCGGCCCCTCCGCCGCGGTCACCTTCCTCGCCTACACCTTCGCGGCCCGCCTCACCGTCGCCATCCTCGGCGGCCCCGACCCGGCCCACCTCTACGAGCGCGTGCACGCCGAACTGACGGCTCCGATTCGTCCGGCGAGCGCACCGGCGATGAGCGGGCCGAGCTGACGGGCCGATCCTGCGGTGGGACAGCCTCGGCTCAGAACCGCCCGCCCCGGCTGATCCGCCGGGACCCGGTGGACCCGCCGAACGATGGCGGCCGATATCCGCCGCCGTAGCCGCGCCGGGAGCCGCCGGCGGCTCCGCGCAGGAGGCCCTCGATCAGGATGCCGCCGAGGATGGCTCCCGCCTGCGCGGTTCCGGAAGGTGCGCGCCTGGCTTCCCAGGTCTGGACGCCGGCCTGGGCCTCGTGCAGGGCGCGTCCCGCGAGGTCGGCGGCGGTGCGGGCGTGGGTGAGGGCCGTGGCCGGATCGCTGTCGCGGAGGCTGGTCGCGCCGTCGAGGTGGCGTTGGGCTTCGGCGAGGCGCGTGCGGGCGGTGGCGTCGACGCCGCCGCGGCGGGTGCTGATGTAGTCGGCGGCGGCGCGCACTCGCGCACCGGCGTCGAGCAGGGCCTGGTCGAGTCGGCGGCGCAGGTCCTCGGCGGCGAGCTTGCGTTCGGTGGCGCCGGCGAGGGCGCGATCGAGTTCGGCGTCGGCGGACAGCACGCGGTGGAATGCGTCGAGCGGGTCGGTGGCCGCGACACCTTGGGCTGCCTCGAGGACGGTGCGGGCGTTCGCGGTGGCCGATGCCAGCTCGGGCCCGCCGTGGGCGGTGAGTTCGGCCGCGGCCGTGAGGTCGCTGCGTAGTTCGTCCAGGGCGGCGGGCAGGCCGGCGCCTGCCTGCTCGATATTCGTGGCGGCGTGCAGGATGGCGTCGAGTAGGGTGCGGGCCTGCCCGATCGCACCCTCCGCGGCCCGTATCGCCGCCACCGCGCCACCCTGCTGACCGACCGGCCGCCGCAGCGCCTCGCGCCCGGCGTCGATATTGGTTTCGGCGAACGAGATACGTTCGCGCGCCATCGCGACGTTGTCCCGGATCGAGGCCAGCACCTGCGGCGGATGCGCGGCGACGAGCCGGTTGAGTTCCTCGTCGGCGGTCGGCACCCGTCCGGTGAGGTCGACCAGATCCCGTGTCAGCGCATCCAGTCGATCCGGGGCGTTGATCAGCAGATCGCGCATCGCATCGAAGGCGGCGACCTGCTCGTCGAGTTCGCGATCGGCCCGGCCGAGGGCGCCGATCAATTCGATCAGCAGGGCGCGCTGCTGATCGGGCGTCTCCGGGATGGCGTCATCGAGCCGCTGCCGGATCGCGAACGCCTGTGCCAGTGCCGCTTTCGCCTGGTCGACGGCGGTCCGGAACGGGCTGACGGCGGTGTCGCCGAATTCGCCGGTCGCCAGCTCCAGCTCCTCGGAACTGGTGCGCACCGCATTGTCGATGTCCACCAGTAGTTCACGCGACCGGGCCTGCAGGACGGGCAACGGCAGTGCCGCCAGGGCCCGTGAATCGGTGGGATCGATGGCTCGAGCCCGTTCCAGTTCCGCGCGATCGCGCCCGCGCCGCCGCCTGCGTGTGAACAGCACCAGCGCCCCGACCGCGCCGACGATCAGCACGCCGATGATCAGCACCGGAACCAGGTTCACCCCGCCGCCGGACATCGCCGCACCGAGCCCGTCGGCGGCGGCCACGCCCGCGTCGGCCCAGCGACTGTCACGCAGAGCGGGTTCGACGTCGGCGGTGAGGATCCGGTCGAGCTCGGATTCGCTGACGCCGCTGGGCGGTTCACCGTCGAAGGCGTAGGCCCGGTCGCCGACGGCCACCGCCAGCAGCAGATCGCGGGTGCCGAACCCGGACCGCTGCGCCGTCTGCGTCGCCCAGTTCTGCGGACTCAGCCCCGCGAAATCGCGGACGTAATACACCCACAGCCGCACCTGATGGTCGGCGTAGAGGCGGTCGACGGCTGCGCGCACCTCGGCGGTACCGGTGGCGCCGAGCGCGTTCGCCGAGTCGACCACATAGGTGTCCATCCGCGCCGGCTGCTCCGCCCGCGCCGGCGCCGCGACCAGTGTCAGCGGCGCGCACACCAGCGCCACCCCGAGCACGACCAGCAGCGACCAGCGAACCACCCGTTGCAGCGCCATGGCATCGAATCTATCGCGCACCCGGCCCCGCATGGCGGCGATAGCATCGACACCGTGGTCACCATCGACAGCACCTACACCGGTCACGTCACCGCCGGCTCGGCCGCCCATCAGCGCGAGGTCCCCGGCGCCCGGATCATCAAGATGTCGGTCGGGCCGATGGACAACAACAGTTACCTGGTGCAGTGCGCCGCCACCGGCGACGCCGTCCTCATCGACGCCGCCAACGACGCCGACCGCCTCATCGCGCTGATCGACCAGGAGACCCCCGGCCTGGTCCGCCACATCGTCACCACCCACCGGCATCCCGACCACTGGCAGGCACTCGCCCAGGTCGCCGCCGCCACTACGGCGCCGACCGCCGCCCATGCCCTGGACGCGAGCGAGCTGCCCATCACCCCGACCGACACCCTCGCCGACGGCGACACCCTGACGGTCGGCAAGCTCAACTTCGACATCATCCACCTCACCGGCCACACCCCCGGCTCGATCGCCCTCGCGTTGACCGACGGTGCCGGCCGCACCCACCTGTTCACCGGCGACTCCCTGTTCCCCGGCGGGGTGGGCAAGACCTGGAACCCGCAGGACTTCGTCACCCTCTACGCCGACGTCACCACCAAACTCTTCGACCGCTACCCGGACGACACCGTCGTCTATCCGGGCCACGGCGACGACACCACGCTGGGCACCGAGCGCCCGCATCTGGGGGAGTGGAAAGCGCGGGGCTGGTAGCTCGACTCTGCCTGCCAACCCGTGCAGACGCCCCGGTCGGCGCGGGAAAAGCGGGCCCTCCCGGAAAGAAAACGGGCGGGTAACCTCCATACGCTGTGCACTTTCCCGGCACGAGCGGGCAGACTACGGGCCAACTATGAAACCCCGTCCGTAGGCCGGGCCCGTGCTGCAGGGAAAGGAGTCGGCGAGAGTGTTCAGCCGCATCGCCATCGTGAACCGGGGTGAAGCCGCCATGCGCCTCATCCACGCCGTCCGAGATCTGGCCGCGGCTACCGCGCAACAGATCGAAACCGTCGCGCTCTACACCGACGTCGACCGCACCGCCACGTTCGTGCGCGAAGCCGATATCGCCTACGACCTCGGCCCCGCGTCCGCGCGCCCCTACCTCGACCTGAAGGCGCTCGAACGCGCGCTGCGGGCGACCAAGGCCGACGCCGCCTGGGTCGGCTGGGGCTTCGTCGCCGAAGATCCGGCCTTCGCCGAACTGTGCGAGCAGATCGGCGTCACCTTCATCGGCCCGAGCCCGGACGCGATGCGCAAGCTCGGCGACAAGATCGGCGCGAAGCTCATCGCCGAAGAGGTCGGCGTACCGGTCGCGCCGTGGAGCCGCGGCGCGGTGGAGTCGGTGGAGGCGGCCGTGGCCGCCGCGGCCGAGATCGGCTACCCGCTGATGCTGAAGGCCACCGCGGGCGGCGGCGGCCGCGGTATCCGCAAGATCAACGATGAAGCCGAGCTCGTCGACGCCTATGAACGCACCAGCCAGGAGGCCGCGCGCGCCTTCGGCAGCGGCGTCGTCTTCCTCGAGCGCCTGGTCACCGGCGCCCGCCACGTCGAGGTCCAGGTGATCGCCGACGGTCAGGGCACCGCGTGGGCGCTGGGCGTGCGCGACTGCTCGGTGCAGCGGCGCAACCAGAAGATCATCGAGGAATCGGCGTCACCGGTGCTGAGCCCGCAGCAGGCCGCCGATCTCAAGGCCTCCGCCGAGCGGCTCGCGGTCGCGGTCGGCTACCGCGGCGCGGCCACCGTCGAGTTCCTCTACCACCCCGGCGACCAGCTGTTCGCCTTCCTCGAGGTCAACACCCGCCTCCAGGTCGAGCACCCGATCACCGAATACACCACCGGGTTCGACCTGGTCCACGCGCAGCTGCACGTGGCGTCCGGCGGCCGGCTCGAGGGCGAACCGCCCGCCGAACGCGGCCACGCCATCGAAGCCCGCCTCAACGCCGAAGATCCCGACCGCGATTTCGCGCCGGCTCCGGGCCGCATCGCCCTGCTCGACCTGCCGGCCGGACCGGGCATCCGGGTCGATACCGGCGTCAGCGAAGGCGACACGATCCCGGCCGACTTCGACTCGATGATCGCCAAGATCATCGCCTACGGCCGCAATCGTGAGGAGGCCCTCGGCCGCCTGCGCCGGGCGGTCTCGCAGACTCGCGTCATCATCGAAGGCGGCGCCACCAACAAGAGCTTCGTGCTCGACCTGCTCGATCAGCCGGAGGTGATCGACGCCAGCGCCGACACCGGCTGGATCGACCGGGTGCGCGGCGAGGGCCGGCTGGTATCGCAGCGCCACTCCGCCGTCGCGCTGGCCGCCGCCGCGATCGAGGCCTATGAGGAGGAAGAGCGCGTGGAGCGGCACCGGCTGCTGTCCACCGCCTCCGGTGGCCGCCCGCAGGTGCAGCACGAGAGCGGCCGTCCGCTCGACCTGAAGCTGCGCGGCGTCGGCTACCGGGTACGGGTGGCGCGCATCGGTGCGCACCGGTTCCGCATCGGCATCGAGGCGGGCACCGAGATCCGCACCGCCGACGTCGACCTCGAGCGTTTCGACCAGCACACCGGCCAGATCGTGGTGAACGGCATCCGCTACCGGGTGGTCACCGGCACCCACGGACCGGTCCATCTGGTCGACGTCGACGGCGTGACCCACCGGGTCAGCCGCGACGAGGGCGGCGTCGTCCGCTCGCCCGCCCCCGCCCTGGTCGTCGCGACGCCGCTGCAAGTGGGCGACGAGGTCGAGGCCGGCGCACCGGTGCTGGTGCTGGAGAGCATGAAGATGGAAACGGTGCTGCGCGCGCCGTTCCGGGCCCGGCTCAAGGAATGCTCGGTGTCGGTCGGCACCCAGGTGGAGGCCGGTGCGCCGATGCTGCGGCTGGAGCCGCTCGCCGACGACGCCGAAGCCGCCGACACCGGCGCGAACGAGCCGGTGGAGCTGGACCTGCCCGCGGCCCCGGCCCGCACCCAGCCGCACGAACTGCTGGCCCGCGGCCAGCAGGACATGCGCAGCCTGCTGCTCGGCTTCGACGTCGACCCGCACGACGACCGCCGGGTGATCGAGGACTACCTCGCCGCCCGTCGCGAGGCCATCGCCGACAACCGCAGGCCGCTGGCCGAGGAACTCGAGCTGATCGAGGTCTTCGCCGACCTCGCCGAGCTGAGCCACAACCGCACCTGGGGCGATGACGGCGGCCAGGCCCACGTGCACAG
This genomic interval carries:
- a CDS encoding TenA family protein, which translates into the protein MSLAAHLEDLGRPMVEEQLAHPTVAGIARGDLPDPVFRSWLEQDYLYLLDYVRVFSRLAWQAPAAHLGDLVDLAHSTYHEELSLHRSLAAEFGADLDGAVKGAPCAAYTRFLLDAAADYGSGLAALYPCMWGYSTLGARLAQNPPTEPRYRRWVETYADPEFAALTRRCARMLDETDVDPGTAERFFIEGMRHELAFWDAPA
- a CDS encoding ArsR/SmtB family transcription factor; this translates as MTAETATAHPHNPYRSPAPAPVPTRTVLEDAGELLRALAAPVRIAIVLQLRESPRCVHELVDALGVTQPLVSQHLRILKSAGVVHGERSGREVLYELVDDHLAHIVVDAVAHVEEG
- a CDS encoding phthiocerol/phthiodiolone dimycocerosyl transferase family protein, giving the protein MLWDAGDVVRLLAPSEQRFVRHGTYTGRSVLVAGRLEISALRAAFVTLLRAYPVLVCRIAIDEYGRGYLLRPARSVPVELFSRDGDPAELTLPAYRLDPAEQLAYLDVVCGPDDRSRVTMYVHHGVADAGHCVELFARFWDCYTDQIMSAPAAVGPFGYPMPLEWYADQRGIARRGLSGFEDVARPLPPASPSAGDDDGPGAAVLVRPQRLRLEPAATARIVELSKLHRVSVNALLTAGLLRAYAATAGAGGAVPVGCLYPVDLRARLDPPVAPAAGTNMAGLAAFTAEVDGADCIVELAQRISIRLRSDLDSGTVHQSVLHFPDYFGDNRIHSLAGHIAITNTGVVPHFRTPVGVQITDYEIVYLSAHPRRSLGPSAAVTFLAYTFAARLTVAILGGPDPAHLYERVHAELTAPIRPASAPAMSGPS
- a CDS encoding Fur family transcriptional regulator, with product MSDKLVVSQKPVGIRSTRQRSAIAALLGDIEEFRSAQELHDELRRRGEGIGLTTVYRTLQSLADAGMVDVLRTDSGESIYRQCSTGHHHHLVCRRCGRTIEVEGPTVEAWAESVADKHGFTDISHTLEIFGTCRSCADESRS
- a CDS encoding TPM domain-containing protein encodes the protein MALQRVVRWSLLVVLGVALVCAPLTLVAAPARAEQPARMDTYVVDSANALGATGTAEVRAAVDRLYADHQVRLWVYYVRDFAGLSPQNWATQTAQRSGFGTRDLLLAVAVGDRAYAFDGEPPSGVSESELDRILTADVEPALRDSRWADAGVAAADGLGAAMSGGGVNLVPVLIIGVLIVGAVGALVLFTRRRRRGRDRAELERARAIDPTDSRALAALPLPVLQARSRELLVDIDNAVRTSSEELELATGEFGDTAVSPFRTAVDQAKAALAQAFAIRQRLDDAIPETPDQQRALLIELIGALGRADRELDEQVAAFDAMRDLLINAPDRLDALTRDLVDLTGRVPTADEELNRLVAAHPPQVLASIRDNVAMARERISFAETNIDAGREALRRPVGQQGGAVAAIRAAEGAIGQARTLLDAILHAATNIEQAGAGLPAALDELRSDLTAAAELTAHGGPELASATANARTVLEAAQGVAATDPLDAFHRVLSADAELDRALAGATERKLAAEDLRRRLDQALLDAGARVRAAADYISTRRGGVDATARTRLAEAQRHLDGATSLRDSDPATALTHARTAADLAGRALHEAQAGVQTWEARRAPSGTAQAGAILGGILIEGLLRGAAGGSRRGYGGGYRPPSFGGSTGSRRISRGGRF
- a CDS encoding MBL fold metallo-hydrolase; protein product: MVTIDSTYTGHVTAGSAAHQREVPGARIIKMSVGPMDNNSYLVQCAATGDAVLIDAANDADRLIALIDQETPGLVRHIVTTHRHPDHWQALAQVAAATTAPTAAHALDASELPITPTDTLADGDTLTVGKLNFDIIHLTGHTPGSIALALTDGAGRTHLFTGDSLFPGGVGKTWNPQDFVTLYADVTTKLFDRYPDDTVVYPGHGDDTTLGTERPHLGEWKARGW
- a CDS encoding glycine--tRNA ligase codes for the protein MENSRVAPKSKVDTVANLAKRRGLVYPCGEIYGGTKSAWDYGPLGVELKENIKKQWWRAMVTSREDVVGLDSSVILPRQVWEASGHVATFTDPLVESLHTHKRYRADHLLEAYEEKHGHPPANGLADINDPETGQPGKWTEPRNFSGLLKTFLGPVDDEEGLHYLRPETAQGIFVNFANVMTTARKKPPFGIAQIGKSFRNEITPGNFIFRTREFEQMEMEFFVKPGEDAEWHKYWIDTRFSWYTDLGIDPDNLRLFEHPKEKLSHYSAGTTDIEYRFRFQGGEWGELEGIANRTDYDLKTHSEHSGTDLVYFDQNTKERYIPYVIEPAAGLTRSLMAFLVDAYAEDEAPNAKGGVDTRTVLRLDRRLSPVKAAVLPLSRNADLTPKAKDLAAQLRKYWNVEFDDAGAIGRRYRRQDEIGTPFCITVDFDTLDDQAVTIRERDSMAQERIALDQVEGYLAKHLLGA